The DNA window ACATGCTTTCAACTGGATAgatgttttaaacaaaacaaaactaaactaaagaagaataaaggaagaaagaaaaagaaaaagagaaaattaaaagcacTACCCTGTCTGACCAGGTGGATGGTTACTCTCCCAGATCTAAGGCAGTCTTAGCAGTTGGTTTCTCCCCTAGAGAAATAAACTGCTCCAAGTCAGCAGAACAGATTCAATATCCAGCTCATCTTATAGTCAGAGGGTTATCACCATACCCCAGGGCTTCCTAGACCttgatgatttttttccattatttaagGAGTTGGGAGAATGTCACCCAACTTGTCACTGAGACACTTCTCTCTTCAAAATTCTACAAACCACTCTTGAGGGCACCATGTACCTGCCCCTGTTCACCTCAATCAGGATACTGTATTAAATCACTGAATATGaaacacagaaacacaaacaatagtttggatttgtttctttaaaaatgatgtttgtattaaaaatcttaaaatgaagAGACAATGATTAAACGTGTGTCTGGAATTAGAAATTACAAATTGTTAGAATTCTCTCAGTACATCACAACAGTAAAATTTTGCTCTTTGCTTCTGGAGGAACACCCTATAACAGAaaaccaaacattaaaaaaaaaattatataaaagggGAGCTAAATACCTGAACATTgaaacaaaatgaagcaaaaaatttaaaaaagaaaaaaaaaacattgcaagacaagtaaattacattttaaaggaaataataaaagaaattcacCAAACAACAGGCCCTATTGTCCTGGCTCCTTCAGGAAGATTACTGAAAGGAAACTGGGAAGTGGTTTGGGGGGAATAGCAGATTCTGGGATCTGGTGGGAAGTTCACAGGTTGGCACCGGCTGGAACAGCTGAGTTTTGAAGGCACTCTGCAGACACAGGGGTGCTGGGGGCCCTGAATCACATTTGTGAAGTCCTTGTACTGTATTTTAAAGAGCTAGTCATCAACACCTTGTTACTGCCAACCAATAAGAACAAAAAAGCTAaatctaaaaaaccaaacaaacacacacacacacaacagtacACACAAAAATGTGCagatctgtaacatttttttcacagctgattaaaaaaaaaatactaccgttctcccccagactcccctttGATACAGTAGGTaaacaaaatagattttttttttccacaaatatcAGCAGACACTTTCTGGCACCCCACACTGTATTGGCATCAGTGTTAACAGTCCCAGTTCAGATGTGCAATACTTCAGATTGGATATACTGTAACAAGAATCCAACTTTGCATAGACATCCTCAGAATCGCAGTCACGGGGTTGCCCTTCCAAGCTGGCAGAAAAGGAACCCGATCTTAATTTCCAGCTACTCctggaaaacaaggaaaaaacaaaagtttcTTCCTCTCATCCTGCTCCTTCATTTGGTTCTCCCGGACTTCCTTCCGTGTATTTAAAACTTGGAACTAGAAAAACggttgttggaaaaaaaaaaaaaaaaaaaagaattcccccttttccaccttctccccatcctcttcctcccccaccccatttttttttccaggctgAAACTTTCGCTTGCCGGTGTCAAGCTGCCATACTGCGCCGCAACGGCTGCTTCAATGGGGAAATATGCGTCAACCAAAATCAATGAGAAACGTACATGCTGCAAAGAGCCACATTTCCACCGGGTCTCGGATGGTCATGACGGAACACCCCCTCGGACACGGGGCAGAGGAAGGGGACGCGGCCACGGCGGCCAGCCGGGCTCCCGGGACACCCCGGCTGATGCAAAGTCGTCTCCAATCTCAAAGCAAGAAGAGAAATCACATTTAGAAGAGTCAGGTGCGTTTGGCTTTTGTGCGCAGAGCGCGGCCGACGCGCGGCAGCCGCGGGCGCCTCAGAGGATCACGCAGGCCGAGCAGCAGCCCTCGTCGCCGTTGGGCTGAGCCGCGTAGTTCATCTGCCTCACGATCTCGGCGAACAGCTCGTCCACCGAGGCTTTGTTTTTGGCCGACGTCTCCATGAAGGGGCAGCTCCACTCCTCGGCCAGGGCCTTGCCCTCGCCGAACGAAACCTCGCGCTCGCCCTCCAGGTCCACCTTGTTGCCCACCAGGATCATGGGCACGCGCTCGTACCGCTTCACGCGGATGATCTGGTCCCGCATGGGCTTGATGTCCTGGAAGCTCTGCTGGTTAACAAGGCTGTAGACGAGGATGAAGCCCTGGCCATTCTTGATGTACAGGTCCCGCATGGACGCGAACTGCTCCGTGCCCGCCGTGTCCAGAATCTCCAGCACCGACGGCGACGAGTCCACCTCAATCTCTTTGCGGTAGAAGTCCTCGATGGTGGGGTCGTACTTCTCGATGAAGGAGCCGGTCACGAACTGCACGGTGAGCGCGGACTTGCCCACGCCGCCCGAGCCCAGCACCACCACTTTGTACTCTCTCATGGCTCCGTCGGCGCTCCTGCCGCGCCTACCGCGGCCCCGTCGGGGCTGCACGCCGGAGGAAGGCTAGGCTTGGCGGCTGGACTTCTCCCCGTCCTCAGCTCCGCAGGAAAAACTAAGGAGAGGATGGCAGAGGAGCGCAGGGCGCGGAAATCACCAAGCGGGGACCGGGGGCCGACCGGCGGCGGCAGCGCGTCCCTGCGGCGCGGGTCCGGGGCCCCGCAGCAGCCCACGGCGGCAGCCGCAGCCTGGGCGGCGGAGCGGGAGGACAATGCCGGCAGCCGGTGCGAGGCAAGGACTGCAGCTTCTCGCCGCTGCAGCCCAGGAAGGCGagaaggcggcggcggcgggctgcGGAGGCGGCTGCTAATTGCGCGCCGGGCCAGGACGCGCGTGGCATGAGTCCCCGCAGATTGTGCGCCCACAGCCGCGGCCCATCGAGCTCTCTCCCGCAGCCTCCGCGGGGCGAGGGCTTCCTACTCGCCGCGCGCAGCCCAGCTCTCCCCGCCCCGGCGAGCATGCCCAGTGCGCCGCCGCCGGCCGCGCCCGCCGGATCCCACGCTCCTGGTTTTCCGGGGGGccgggcgggggtggggctgTGGGTGGGGCTCGAGATTTGATTCAGGACTAGCGGATTCTCGATAGGCGCTAGTCTAGGAGCTggaaaagaaatgtgtgtgttgggggggagggggaaggtgtgTGTGGGTGTTTAGAGACCGGCTGGGAGAGCGCCAGTGGGAGGACGAAGACCGCCTTCTTTCGCGGCTTTGGGGTTAGTGCATAGGGGCCCCGGCTCTGCGAGAAGCGGGTGGGCGCGGCGGGCCACCCCGGGGTTGGGGTGGGCTGGCCTCTTGCCGCCTCCCTTTATCCAAAGCTCGTGGACTCCACTCCCCGGCCTGCCGGCTGGTGTGCATCCCGGGACCGAGACCCAAAGGACATTTGGGGGTATGACTGGCTAGCAGAGCATCTTCCCCCACTCAAGGCGCGGCCCTTTCTACCCGGCTTTCTCTGGCCGACTCTTCTCATACTTCATCCCTCGGACAAAGAAAAGAGGAACACTGTGTCTGAAACCCTGTCCCCAACGAGGGAAGGTGCAGCGACTAGTGACCACAGCGGTCTCCGGGCTGGGACTCGGCgggccccacccacctccccactcGGCTAGGGCCAAAACCCGGAGAGCGGATCACAGCCCGATCCAgaagcggcggcggcgggcgcccGCAGCTAGTCAGGGCATGCTCAGTGGGCAGAGCAGGTTTTGGGGCTTGGAAGTAGGAAGCTTGTGCACCACACACCCACACTCCAGCTCAGATTACCTCTCCCAGACTCAGGACCCATTGGCCCCGGGGCGCAAATCTCACACCCTCGAGTGTTCTCCCATTGGCTACTGCCAAGGTTTTATCAGTTTGGGCTGCTTCATTGGCTAAAAAGTAGCCTCCGCTCGTGATTGGTTATTTATAGAGATTGAGTTGAGAGGCGGAGGCACAGCTGTTCTTTCTCTGCTGCTCCCCGCCCCCTTCCTCCCACTTCCCCAAGCTAGTCGTTTCGAAGCTATGAGTGAAAAAATAAGGAATTTAGGCGGAGAGCTCAGAGCTAAATATAGTCCTTTGTTGGTGTTTTCAAGAGAGTCTGACTTTTTGGTGCCCAGTCACGACTGTCCATTAAAGGGAGCTGGTTACAGTTCTTGgtcctcaagaaacaacaaagtttgcaagggtttttgtttgtttgtttgtttttttgggggaggggctAGGATGTGGAAATGAGCCACTGAATTCAGCTCACCCGGTGGGGTGGGGGAATGCCCAGGCTTGCCTTTAGAAAACGTCTCTGCTTTGGGGCGGGCATTCGCAAGACTGGGCTCGGCTCGCACTCACGGGAGGTACCAGGGAGATGCCTTGACTTGTTCCGGGTCTCTCTCCTTCCTCGCGAAGGAGAGGTGTCAAGACCTGTCAGAAGACTAAGCGATTCCAGCGTGAGCCCCAGGGCGAAGGGGTTGGGAGGGTACCGAGCTGCTTCAATCCTGGCTCCATATCCTGTCGATGCCACTTCCCACTGGTTTAACCGTCCGCACTGGAGGAATAAATCAAGCAATGTGCTAACGCTTGGTTTCACTGCCTTAGTCCTGCCGTGACTCAGGGCTACGTTTGCCAGTTAACCTTCTCCGAACCCCCTGCCGTAGCTTGTAGTATGCGCGGCTGCAGCGTGAAGTCTTGGCCAAGGGACCCGGCGGGTCTCAGGCAGCAGCCAACGCCTTGGGTGGGGTAGGTGGAGCCCATTCCTGCGCCTGGCCCCGCTATCTAGTGGAGAGAGGGGTTATCACAGTGCTTGGCTATAGTTATGCTTATACAATTCTCCAGAAACCTTTCAAGGCAAATTCACCTAATATGGATGGAGAGAACCTCACATTTACCCAGCGTTTAATGTCTGTTAGGCGTTTTACATGTGCTATCTTATTTACTCCtcgtaaaaataattattatacctattttaaggatgaggaaactgaggccctaagATGTTCAGTAACTGGCCTAAGATTTCTCAGCTAATGAGTGGCTACGCTAGGATCCCGACTCAGGTGTTTGGCTGCAGAACCTGGTCTTGTAACCATTAGGCAATACTACCTTCTCACAAGAAAGTTCCCAGATTTTACTCTTTCTTAGGTTGAATCTTGAGGTAGTATGATCAGACAGGCTCTTAAACCCAAGCAAGAGGGACCTCTGCCCACCCTCTGACTCTCTTCTGACAGTGCCCCTTCCTACAGGGTCAAGGAGCTTGAACCCTCTTCCAGACCATGCCCCCAGTAGTCAGAATTCTGGAATCCTCTACCCAAATAGTACCAAACCCTCTTCTAGGATCTGCTTGGACCTCTGAACGCACCCCTGTGTGCAGGAATGGGTCTCTGTTGGAGTGTGGATGGTGCTAGGACCTCCCAGGCACTTTGGGCCCTGCTTAAGTGCAGGAAAAGGGGTCCCTTCTAGTCAGCTTTCCCTTCCCTGACACTTCCAGCCTGGCCCTTGGAGGAGTCCAAGAATTCGTGGTTCACACCTGACCATCCAGGTCTTGCAAAGAAGTACCTGTCAAGGTGggaggatagatcatattttaacAGTGTGTTATCTTGATTTGTAACTGAAATACCTAAGAGTAATGCTATGTGTGCCTCTATCTGTCCTCCTGCCCACAAATGTTAGGTGTGGTTATGAGCATGATATAGTAGAAAATGCTTTGTCCTTATAGGCCAGGTGTCTAATCTCAAGTATTGGATATCAATTATTatctgagaccttgggcaagccccTCAGGTGCTCCTGACCTGAGTTTCCCTATCTATAACGTGATGAGAATAAAATTTGCCCCACCCACCTAGCCACCTGAGGAACCTTGAAGAGAATCTGATGACCAAACCCTTTATTTTACATCAGAGCCAGTGAGCAGAATTAGAACTCTGGTGTCCTGGATGCCCTTTGCATGGTGCCATCCTACGCTCTGAGAAAATAATTAACAGATAATGGATGGAAACATGCTTTTAAAGCTGCAGCGCCCCATAAATTCATGACAATCACAACCCAGGTGTCTTGACAGCCCTATCTAGAAGAGACCTCTCAGGACTACAGGTAGCCATGCAGATGGGTATTTTTGTATCTTGGTGGCCTCTCTGGTACCAAAGAGCTGCCACACTTTGAATACTTTCTATTAGGGATTCTTTGATAGCAATTTGTATTACACTCAGATGGTCTCCCTCAATTTTTATTACACTCAGATGGTCTCCCTCAGAAAGACTTCCACTGGGGCTCTGGGATTCAAAATGAAGTAATGAATGAAATTGCTGATGCACAAGTTTTTAAAGTTGATCACTTCTTCTGGTGAAATTTGTTAGGAGTCTTTATGTACCTCACTATGAATCATAATCCTGAACCATATCCAATTATCTTGTACCATAATTATTTACATATCTGTACCTTGTCATCCTAAGCACCGTGTGAATTCCTTGTGGTCAGGGCCCATACCTGGCTTATCTTTGCAGCCACCTCTGTCCCTCATAACACCTAGTAAGAGTGCctacataggagtacctcaattaATTATTTATGGGTACACGAATGACATTTTATCCCTTTTCCAAACTTTCTTTGTGgtaaaagatatatttatttttggagaGACATAACATTTCCTGGATCCTTAGAAAAATGTATATCATGTTTCAGTCTCCTTGAGTCTAAAAGATGCTGGGGTGATAAAGTCTACACTTGTATGGATGGAAACACTAAGTCAGTGCTGTCTGGGGGAAAAAATACCAAAGCACCCAGTGGATAAACCCTTTCTCTGAAGAAGACTTCAGACAAacatttttgcagatgacatacaaAAGGCATTTctagaaaataatctgaagtaAAAGCTAACCAGCTAAGGACTGCTTAATCTTTCGTATTGACCGTTACATAAACAATGGTCCCTGACAGTGCCCCTTTGCTTACACAGTGAGCTTTGCTTACAGAGTGAGCTCCTGTGACACTGGTTTTGGGCCTTCAAAGAATCAGAGGGTTTGCTAGAACATGAATCTTTTAAGTCTTCCAGTAAATAAGTGCCCATCTGTCCTCTTCATTTATACAAAGTAGAGGTTTATTTCATCATGTTCATAATTTTAGCTGATCTATAgataaacaaataattctaaaaaattattctaattttgaaaatatcaagGGTAAGTTGAGAGTGACcatgtatcattattttaaaggGAAGTTGGTGTAAGACTAAGTGTGCCTTGCAgagttctcagtaaatatttaagtgCCTGAACATGTTATAACATAACCAGGTATCCACTAGTAGGCTTAGGATGTTTTATTTTATCAgtggtgtttaaaaaataatctccaGTAATGCCCCTAAAAATATTTCATCAGTCAGCCAAACCATCATCCTTTCACACTCTTCATATTGCACTTTGGGCAGCCAACTTGTAAGAACAATGGCTTGTACTACCTATAATGAGATTTTGTATCTTTATATCTTAAAAATGTCCTAAAATCCTAGCATGGTAACTAAAGAGAGACAAAGGTGTGCCTAGTTTCCATAATTTCATTGTCTGCTCCTATCATGTGTACTCTGATTGgttcctttctccttttaaaattacCTTTCAAAGGAAAGTGGAGGAGAGTCTTAAGTTTCAAATTAAATAACCTCTTAAAATCAGTCAAGCTTTTTACTAACCTTTTGATAGGCCCAAGTAAAGAACCAGAAGAATCAAAATAGCTATTCTCAAGGCTATCAGATTATTATTGAATAGTGATCTCAACATATACATTAATGTACTgtgttattttttataataaaaaccactCATATCTCCATAAAGATGTTACCCTGGGCTGAAGTGTCACACACACCTAGGCGACTACTTCACAACTACTCAGTGGATTTGAGTTCTATCATAAATTCTTACTAATGGTTTGgcctattttcattcttttacctgattttttaaaagaagaaaaataaatctcttcTAAGGCAAACAGCCTGACCTTCTGTATAAGATCTCATGTTTGCCTGAGACCCTGATCTGTAGACAAAGAACACAACTGTCTTACAGCACCACTTTTATGTAATGAATGTATTCTCActcaagggaaattttaaagAGATTTCACTGATCCTGTTTTTCGTAGTTGAAGGCACAATTACATATCTTAGTCTGTTTAAGATTTGTCTCCTCAGAACCTCTGTTCcagagaaacaaatatatatatagcaagaATGGGAGAAATGTCTTAGCTCCATTAAAAAGAACTTTCCTCTCATAAAATTGTCATTATGTGCAGATGATATACTATAtttagaaaaccctgaagactccacacaaaaattactagaactgataaatgaattcatcaAGGTAGCAGGATACGAGCTTAACATACAGAAAGCAGTTGCATTTCTCTGCACCAACAATGACatatcagaaatgaaatgaaaaaaaaaaacttttaaaacttttgcacccaaaaaacattaataaaggaaacagaaaatgattcaaacaaatggaaaaatatcccatgctcttggattggaagaatttatattattaaaatagccatactactcaaagcactctacagatttaatgtgatccctatcaaattacccatgacatttttcacagaagtagaacaaataatcctaattcatatggaaccacaaaagacccagaattgccaaagctatcctgaagaaaaaggacaaagcaggaggcataaccctcccagacttcagacaatattacaaagctacagtaatcaaaacagagtggtactggcacaaaaacagccatatgtatcaatggaacagaatagacagcccagaaataaacccacacggtcaattaatcttcaccaaaggaggcaagaatatacaatggaaaaaagaaagtctcttcagcaagtggttttGGGAAAGTTGgatagctgcatgtaaatcaatgaagttagaacacaccctctcaccatacacaaaaataaactcaaaatagcttaaagacttaaacttaagatatgacaccataaaactcctaaaagagatcacaggcaaaacattctcggGTATAAaccataccaatgttttcttaggtcagtctcccaaggcaatagaaataaaaacaaaaataaacaaatggaacaatCAAACTtacaggcttttgcacagcaaaggaaaccataaacaaaatgaaaagacagcctagagaatgagagaaaatatttgcaaatgatgtgattgacaaaggcttaatttccaaaatatacaaacagcccatacaactcaacaacaaaaaaacaaacaacgcaataaaaaaaatgggcagaagacctaaacagacatttttccaaagaagacatacagatggccaataggcacaagaaagatgctcaacatcactaattatcagagaaatgcaaatcaaaactacaatgaggtaccacctcacttgggtcagaatggccattattaaaaagtctacaaataacaaatgctggagagggtgtggagaaaagggaaccctcctacactgtttgtgggaatgtaagttggtgcagccactgtcaaaaacagtatgaaggttcctcagaaaaccaaaaatagaattatatgatccagcaatcccattccccAGCATATATCCAGtcaaaactacaattcaaaaagatacatggccCTTCCCCTGGGAGCAAAGACTGCCACCATGAACTGCCTGCCCTGTGCCACACAGAGTGGGctgtcgctccaggaccttgcttcacatgtggggtgcaggttcgatccctggtcctggagctaagatcccacatgccttgcagccaaaaaaccaaaacataaaagagaagcagAGGTGGAGGCAAGATGGCATACTAGGAGGACGTAGAATCtgtgtctcctcacaactagggcacctaccaggcaccagtgggggaccacACCTAAGGGGACAGGAAGAGCCCCAAGAAACCAGGTAGGACGAGAAGTGTGggaggagtgaagggggaggagaagtggaggtgggatgggactgGTACCccgaggggtggctgggggaggggaaggactcccgaagggggaaattggggaaccactgggagggcggaggatcaaaagggagtgtGGCCAGGTTTCCGCTGCCCACATGGGCCCCCAGGGACCTGCTGAGAGCCTTGGCCTGACCCTCTGCCCACCTAAGccc is part of the Mesoplodon densirostris isolate mMesDen1 chromosome 5, mMesDen1 primary haplotype, whole genome shotgun sequence genome and encodes:
- the RAP2B gene encoding ras-related protein Rap-2b, whose amino-acid sequence is MREYKVVVLGSGGVGKSALTVQFVTGSFIEKYDPTIEDFYRKEIEVDSSPSVLEILDTAGTEQFASMRDLYIKNGQGFILVYSLVNQQSFQDIKPMRDQIIRVKRYERVPMILVGNKVDLEGEREVSFGEGKALAEEWSCPFMETSAKNKASVDELFAEIVRQMNYAAQPNGDEGCCSACVIL